In Schaalia sp. JY-X169, the following are encoded in one genomic region:
- the rpsA gene encoding 30S ribosomal protein S1, translating to MTNPSTPAAAGTPIVAINDIGTEEELLAAIDATIKNFDDGDIVEGTVVKVDRDEVLLDIGYKTEGVILARELSIKHDIDPDEVVSVGDQIEALVLQKEDKEGRLLLSKKRAQYERAWGEIEKVKEDDGVVSGTVIEVVKGGLILDIGLRGFLPASLVEMRRVRELGPYIGRQLDAKIIELDKNRNNVVLSRRAWLEQSQSEVRSNFLNTLQKGQVRRGVISSIVNFGAFVDLGGVDGLVHVSELSWKHIDHPAEVVEVGQPVEVEVLEVDMDRERVSLSLKATQEDPWQAFARQHAIGQVVPGQVTKLVPFGAFVRVEDGIEGLVHISELAQRHVEVPDQVVKVGSDVFVKVIDIDLERRRISLSLKQANEGMDPESEEFDPSLYGMAAEYDENGNYKYPEGFDPETQEWMEGFEAQREAWEAQYAEAQARWEAHRAQVAASAVEDAAEEDAEVAVAVAAPEDLGGTLASDEALAALRDKLTSTN from the coding sequence ATGACCAATCCTTCCACCCCAGCCGCCGCAGGCACCCCCATCGTCGCTATCAATGACATTGGGACTGAAGAAGAACTTCTCGCCGCGATTGACGCGACGATCAAAAACTTTGACGATGGCGACATCGTTGAAGGCACCGTGGTCAAGGTCGATCGGGACGAAGTCCTACTCGACATTGGCTATAAGACCGAAGGTGTCATCCTGGCTCGGGAACTCTCGATCAAGCACGACATTGACCCTGATGAGGTCGTGTCGGTAGGCGATCAGATTGAGGCTCTTGTTCTTCAGAAGGAAGACAAAGAAGGACGCCTGCTCCTCTCCAAGAAGCGCGCACAGTACGAACGTGCGTGGGGCGAAATTGAGAAGGTCAAGGAAGATGACGGCGTCGTCTCCGGTACCGTTATTGAGGTCGTCAAGGGCGGTCTTATTCTTGATATCGGTCTGCGTGGCTTCCTCCCAGCGTCGCTGGTTGAGATGCGTCGCGTCCGTGAGCTCGGCCCGTACATCGGTCGTCAGCTCGACGCCAAGATCATCGAACTCGATAAGAACCGCAACAACGTGGTTCTCTCCCGTCGTGCGTGGCTGGAGCAGAGCCAGTCTGAGGTTCGCTCCAACTTCCTTAACACTCTCCAGAAGGGTCAGGTGCGCCGCGGCGTCATCTCTTCGATCGTCAACTTTGGTGCGTTCGTGGACCTTGGTGGCGTAGACGGCCTCGTCCACGTTTCCGAACTGTCCTGGAAGCACATTGACCACCCGGCTGAGGTTGTCGAGGTCGGTCAGCCAGTTGAGGTTGAGGTTCTTGAGGTCGACATGGATCGCGAGCGCGTTTCCCTGTCCCTGAAGGCAACGCAGGAAGATCCGTGGCAGGCATTTGCCCGTCAGCACGCGATCGGCCAGGTCGTTCCCGGTCAGGTCACCAAGCTGGTTCCGTTCGGCGCGTTCGTTCGTGTCGAGGACGGCATCGAAGGCCTCGTCCACATCTCAGAGCTGGCACAGCGTCACGTTGAGGTCCCGGATCAGGTCGTCAAGGTTGGCTCCGATGTGTTCGTCAAGGTTATTGACATTGACCTCGAGCGTCGCCGCATCTCCCTGTCGCTGAAGCAGGCTAACGAGGGTATGGATCCCGAATCTGAAGAGTTCGATCCTTCGCTCTACGGCATGGCCGCGGAATACGATGAGAATGGCAACTACAAGTACCCAGAGGGCTTCGATCCTGAGACACAGGAATGGATGGAAGGCTTCGAGGCGCAGCGTGAGGCTTGGGAAGCTCAGTACGCAGAGGCACAGGCACGCTGGGAAGCACACCGTGCACAGGTAGCTGCCTCCGCAGTTGAGGATGCGGCTGAAGAAGATGCAGAGGTCGCGGTTGCCGTGGCAGCACCTGAGGATTTGGGTGGCACTCTCGCTTCTGATGAGGCACTTGCTGCATTGCGCGACAAGCTAACAAGCACAAACTAG
- the coaE gene encoding dephospho-CoA kinase, translated as MLDDTPVQPDGSVVVEPDGSAVVEQEGLGVVQSVGSGVVQSEESIDTLQVGGANARLLRAWSRPTGRALYVGLSGGIGSGKSTVATVWESLGAVVFSADEIAREVVEPGTFGLAEIVERFGTGVLNVDGSLDRAALGAVVFSSREAREDLERITHPRIAQRVHERRSQVSPSSIVVYDVPLLVESNMVDEFDCVVMVHARLAERISRLEQRGLDRTGAVSRIDAQVGDEERLEVANISIANHGSHSEMSELASRVFDTWLAGHNLSSYP; from the coding sequence ATGCTTGATGACACCCCGGTTCAGCCAGATGGATCAGTCGTGGTTGAGCCAGATGGATCAGCCGTGGTTGAGCAAGAGGGACTAGGTGTGGTTCAGTCCGTTGGTTCAGGTGTGGTTCAATCGGAAGAATCAATCGACACGCTCCAAGTGGGAGGCGCAAATGCGCGCCTTCTTCGAGCTTGGAGCCGACCGACTGGGAGGGCATTGTATGTTGGTCTTTCCGGAGGCATTGGCTCGGGAAAGTCGACAGTGGCGACCGTTTGGGAGTCCCTGGGAGCGGTGGTCTTCTCCGCTGATGAGATTGCACGCGAGGTTGTTGAGCCCGGTACCTTCGGGCTTGCGGAGATAGTTGAACGGTTCGGTACAGGGGTCCTCAATGTCGATGGGAGTTTGGACCGAGCTGCCCTCGGCGCCGTCGTGTTCTCTTCGCGTGAGGCCCGAGAGGACCTTGAGCGCATTACGCACCCGCGGATCGCGCAGCGCGTGCATGAGCGCAGGAGCCAGGTGAGTCCGAGTTCCATCGTGGTCTACGACGTACCGTTGCTTGTCGAAAGCAACATGGTCGACGAGTTTGACTGTGTCGTAATGGTTCATGCTCGCCTAGCTGAGAGGATCTCTCGTCTAGAGCAGCGGGGTCTTGACCGGACGGGCGCCGTGAGTCGCATAGACGCACAGGTGGGCGATGAAGAGCGTCTCGAAGTGGCTAACATTTCGATTGCGAACCACGGGAGCCATTCGGAGATGTCGGAGCTAGCGTCTAGAGTGTTTGACACATGGTTGGCAGGACACAACCTCAGCAGTTACCCATAA
- a CDS encoding BMP family protein — MRTPRLAAALSGLAAVALAATACGSAPESGTESGAEGGTQSEGATPSGDASDFKACMVAAVGGLDDKSFNQSGYEGLKRAEKELGVQIAVSETFSDADYVPQIGNMVSEGCDLVFGVSWEASEAVHTAAASHPDVHFALVDDVADAEVENVKGLVFNTAEATYLAGYAAAAMTTSGKVGTFLGGKMPPTMLFADGFADGVDKYNEVNGADVELLGWNKSEQDGMATGDFEDISRGKQFAAQLIEQGADIVMPVAGVVSTGALAAASEVPGTSIIWVDVDGYYSEPDYASLMLTSVLKEVGNAVYDTVAEAVSGQWTGQDYIGTLANDGVGLAPWHDFEDRVPEELNNALGALREQIISGEIVVESPSAPH, encoded by the coding sequence ATGAGAACTCCCCGTTTAGCAGCAGCCCTTTCTGGCCTTGCTGCAGTAGCCCTTGCGGCAACAGCCTGCGGCAGTGCTCCCGAATCTGGGACGGAAAGTGGTGCTGAGGGTGGCACCCAATCCGAGGGCGCGACCCCCAGTGGAGATGCCAGTGATTTTAAGGCCTGCATGGTTGCCGCCGTGGGCGGACTTGATGACAAGTCTTTCAATCAGTCCGGCTATGAAGGTCTGAAGCGGGCTGAAAAGGAGCTCGGGGTGCAGATTGCCGTATCGGAGACCTTCTCAGACGCTGACTATGTCCCCCAGATTGGCAACATGGTATCCGAAGGATGCGACCTCGTTTTCGGCGTCTCTTGGGAGGCAAGTGAGGCTGTTCACACAGCAGCTGCTTCGCACCCGGACGTACATTTCGCACTCGTCGATGATGTTGCTGACGCTGAAGTAGAGAATGTGAAGGGACTTGTTTTCAACACCGCTGAAGCAACCTACTTGGCGGGATACGCGGCGGCAGCAATGACTACCTCCGGAAAGGTAGGAACCTTCTTGGGTGGGAAGATGCCGCCGACTATGCTCTTTGCTGATGGGTTTGCGGACGGTGTGGACAAGTACAACGAAGTAAACGGCGCAGACGTCGAGCTTCTTGGCTGGAACAAGTCCGAACAGGATGGAATGGCGACCGGCGATTTTGAAGATATTTCGCGCGGTAAGCAGTTTGCAGCCCAACTCATCGAGCAGGGTGCCGACATCGTGATGCCGGTTGCAGGTGTCGTCTCAACAGGAGCTTTGGCAGCTGCAAGTGAGGTTCCGGGCACCTCCATTATTTGGGTCGATGTTGACGGCTACTACTCGGAGCCCGACTATGCGTCACTCATGTTGACTTCAGTGCTGAAAGAGGTCGGCAACGCAGTTTACGACACTGTTGCAGAGGCCGTGAGCGGCCAGTGGACCGGCCAGGATTACATCGGTACTCTCGCTAACGATGGTGTCGGCTTGGCCCCTTGGCACGATTTTGAGGACAGAGTCCCTGAGGAACTGAACAACGCACTGGGTGCGCTCCGGGAGCAAATCATCAGCGGAGAAATTGTGGTGGAGTCGCCTAGTGCCCCCCACTAG
- the uvrB gene encoding excinuclease ABC subunit UvrB: protein MPPTSKLILPQQAPFEVISEYSPSGDQPQAIREMVKRINDGEQDIVLLGATGTGKSATTAWLIEQIQRPALVMAPNKTLAAQLASEFRSLMPNNAIEYFVSYYDYYQPEAYVPQTDTFIEKDSSINEEVERLRHSATNSLLTRRDTVVVSSVSCIYGLGTPEEYVKRMIRLDVGDTISRDDLLRSFVAMQYTRNDMAFTRGTFRVRGDTIEIIPVYEELAIRIELFGDEVDNLAVLHPLTGDVIRETDTIHVFPASHYVASDERMARAIKTIEEEMEERVAWFEKRGKLLEAQRLRMRTTYDLEMMREIGSCAGIENYSRHIDGRPEGSAPHTLLDFFPDDFVLIIDESHVTVPQIGAMYEGDVARKRTLVEHGFRLPSAIDNRPLKWDEFVERIGQTVYLSATPGPYESAKDPDPVEQIIRPTGLVDPKVVVKPTEGQIDDLLEEIRVRVEKNERVLVTTLTKKMAEDLTVYFAERGVRVEYLHSDVDTLRRVELLRELRQGKFDVLVGINLLREGLDLPEVSLVAILDADKEGFLRSTRSLIQTIGRAARNVSGEVHMYADRITDSMRAALDETERRRNKQIAYNEEHGIDPQPIRKKIADVTDMLAREEIDTEELLAGGYRKTSQGSEPSRAAGGDLKSSYPRAETDLVDLIEDLTKQMKGAAAELNFEVAARLRDEISDLRQELRGMRAAG from the coding sequence GTGCCCCCCACTAGCAAGCTGATCCTGCCCCAGCAGGCGCCGTTTGAAGTTATCTCGGAGTACTCGCCGTCTGGCGACCAGCCTCAAGCTATCCGAGAGATGGTCAAACGGATCAATGATGGTGAGCAGGACATCGTCCTGCTGGGGGCAACCGGAACAGGCAAATCAGCCACAACTGCGTGGCTGATTGAGCAGATTCAGCGTCCCGCATTGGTGATGGCACCTAACAAGACGCTTGCAGCTCAGCTGGCGTCAGAGTTCCGCTCGCTAATGCCCAACAATGCGATTGAGTACTTCGTTTCCTACTACGACTATTACCAGCCTGAAGCATACGTGCCGCAGACTGACACCTTCATTGAAAAGGACTCTTCAATAAATGAGGAGGTGGAAAGGCTGCGCCACTCTGCGACAAATTCGCTTCTGACCCGCCGCGATACCGTGGTGGTTTCTTCTGTGTCCTGCATCTATGGGCTGGGAACGCCAGAAGAGTATGTCAAGAGAATGATTCGCCTGGATGTTGGTGACACGATCTCTCGTGATGATCTGTTGCGCTCATTTGTGGCAATGCAGTACACGCGCAACGACATGGCTTTCACGCGGGGAACATTCCGGGTTCGCGGGGACACGATAGAGATCATTCCTGTGTATGAAGAACTTGCGATCCGTATCGAACTGTTTGGGGATGAAGTCGACAACCTTGCCGTTCTGCACCCGCTCACCGGTGACGTGATTCGGGAGACGGACACCATCCATGTTTTCCCTGCCAGTCACTACGTTGCTAGTGATGAGCGGATGGCGCGCGCGATCAAAACCATCGAGGAGGAAATGGAAGAGCGGGTCGCATGGTTTGAGAAGCGCGGCAAGCTACTCGAAGCGCAACGCCTGCGGATGCGAACGACCTATGACTTGGAAATGATGCGGGAAATTGGCTCGTGCGCGGGCATTGAGAACTATTCCCGACACATTGACGGACGGCCAGAAGGCTCGGCACCCCACACCCTGTTGGACTTTTTCCCCGATGACTTCGTCCTCATCATCGATGAGTCCCACGTGACAGTGCCTCAGATCGGAGCCATGTACGAGGGCGACGTGGCACGAAAACGAACCCTGGTGGAACACGGGTTCCGACTTCCTTCAGCCATTGATAACCGCCCCCTTAAATGGGACGAGTTTGTTGAGCGAATCGGCCAGACTGTGTACCTTTCTGCGACGCCAGGACCGTACGAGTCAGCAAAGGATCCTGACCCGGTAGAGCAGATCATCAGGCCAACCGGCCTCGTCGACCCGAAGGTTGTTGTCAAACCGACGGAGGGGCAGATTGATGACCTTCTTGAAGAGATTCGCGTGCGAGTTGAGAAGAACGAACGCGTTCTCGTCACTACGCTCACCAAGAAGATGGCAGAGGATCTGACAGTCTACTTTGCCGAGCGTGGGGTTCGGGTGGAGTACTTGCACTCAGATGTTGATACCCTCCGTAGGGTCGAACTGCTCCGGGAGTTGCGTCAGGGCAAATTCGACGTTCTGGTGGGCATTAACCTGCTGCGTGAGGGCTTGGACTTACCTGAGGTTTCACTTGTGGCAATCCTCGACGCTGACAAAGAGGGCTTCCTGCGGTCGACGCGCTCCCTAATCCAGACAATCGGGCGTGCTGCCCGAAATGTCTCCGGTGAAGTTCACATGTATGCGGATCGCATTACCGATTCAATGCGCGCAGCTTTGGACGAAACAGAGAGGCGCCGAAACAAGCAGATTGCCTACAACGAAGAGCATGGGATTGACCCCCAGCCGATTCGTAAGAAAATCGCTGATGTTACCGACATGCTGGCGCGTGAAGAAATCGATACGGAAGAACTTCTTGCCGGGGGCTACAGAAAGACTTCTCAAGGATCGGAACCGTCTAGAGCGGCAGGTGGCGACCTGAAGAGTTCCTATCCTCGGGCTGAAACTGACCTTGTGGACCTGATCGAAGACCTCACAAAGCAGATGAAGGGGGCGGCTGCTGAGCTGAACTTTGAGGTTGCTGCTCGGCTCCGTGATGAGATTTCAGATTTGCGTCAAGAGCTGCGGGGAATGCGTGCGGCCGGGTAA
- a CDS encoding TerC/Alx family metal homeostasis membrane protein, protein MEVHLLSWIVLAAIIIVLITVDIVGHVRTPHAPTIKESAWWSVAYVALALVFGVFVWLVYGPTFAGQYIAGWATEKALSIDNLFVFVIIMSSFRVPRQFQQKALLSGIIIALVLRLVFILVGAAIIERFSWVFYLFGVWLLYTAYTQIKAGTETIGGEEEDEEYHETRLTRLVRKFVPVTDGFRGQRFLYRHGGKTFITPLLLVVVALGSADIMFALDSIPAIFGLTSEPYLVFAANAFALLGLRQLYFLIDGLLRRLVYLHWGLAIILGFIGVKLILHAMHENTLSFINGGEPFNVPDIGIAVSLGVIIGTITITVIASLIASRHMAKGSPEGQR, encoded by the coding sequence TTGGAAGTCCATCTTCTATCCTGGATCGTTCTCGCTGCCATCATCATTGTGCTCATCACGGTGGACATTGTTGGCCACGTGCGCACCCCCCATGCCCCGACCATCAAAGAGAGCGCGTGGTGGTCGGTCGCCTATGTTGCCCTCGCTTTAGTCTTTGGTGTGTTCGTTTGGTTGGTGTATGGGCCTACTTTCGCGGGCCAATACATAGCTGGTTGGGCGACAGAAAAGGCCTTGTCGATCGACAACCTCTTCGTGTTTGTCATCATCATGTCCAGTTTCCGTGTTCCAAGGCAGTTCCAACAAAAGGCCCTGCTCTCAGGGATCATCATCGCCCTGGTTCTCCGTCTGGTGTTTATCCTTGTGGGCGCCGCGATCATCGAACGTTTTTCGTGGGTTTTCTACCTCTTTGGTGTCTGGCTTCTCTACACTGCATACACCCAGATCAAAGCCGGTACTGAGACTATAGGTGGCGAAGAGGAAGACGAGGAGTACCACGAAACACGCCTGACTCGTCTTGTCCGCAAGTTCGTTCCTGTAACCGATGGCTTCCGTGGTCAGCGTTTCCTGTACCGCCACGGTGGCAAGACTTTCATTACGCCACTCCTGCTGGTTGTGGTGGCTCTTGGTTCGGCTGACATCATGTTCGCCCTCGACTCCATTCCAGCCATCTTCGGGCTAACTTCCGAACCCTACCTAGTATTCGCAGCCAACGCGTTTGCGTTGCTTGGGCTACGCCAGCTCTACTTCCTCATCGATGGTCTACTGCGACGCCTCGTCTACCTTCACTGGGGCCTTGCCATCATTCTGGGATTCATCGGCGTCAAACTGATTCTTCACGCTATGCATGAGAACACTTTGTCCTTCATAAACGGGGGAGAGCCCTTCAATGTGCCTGACATTGGCATTGCAGTGTCGCTAGGTGTGATCATCGGGACGATCACCATCACTGTTATCGCATCGCTTATTGCGAGCCGACACATGGCCAAGGGGAGTCCGGAAGGACAGCGTTGA
- a CDS encoding cation-translocating P-type ATPase: MSTVQPGRSSTPTIDQSENPRQGKSAGNGSSAFGMLSEDELAQFQDGLTQDEVDRRRARGESNEVDDSTSRPVSAILRSNLFTIFNGILFVCVAAVLALGDWRDAVFGFVLVFNLAIGVFSELRSKKALDSLAVLQAPTSEALRDGTWVEVDNAHLVTHDVIRLKLGDQIPADGQALEVKGLEIDESALTGESRSVRKNRADAMMSGTAVVAGTGKMLVEVIGADAWAQKITAEARKFSKVHSEIQDSINRILKWITIVLPWIIALLLWSQMRAGDNSWRTAIIFTVAGVVGMIPQGLVLLTSMNFGLAAAILARRGVLIQELPAVEVLARVDVLCLDKTGTLTTGDIRGREIIPNPGRSAQTLTLPEGNCSFDAASRAILAAMVADEANATAVAVAQLVPDRALPFTDSAHLTPFSSVRKWSALEFTDGAKAEEGTDPKGTGGTSSQPLPQTWVMGAPEILLANAAGDTAWAKDAVAQAGDAGCRSVCLSFSMEALVEEVLPQDLTPALVAILEEDVRPDAKETLDYFRQQGVTIKVISGDAPKTVTSIASDLGLQHEGGSDLVALDARTLSEVGTPEFEAAALETDVFGRVTPEQKRGLVHALQHAGHTVAMTGDGVNDALALKDADLGIAMGNAAPATKAVSRLVLVNGKFSDLPGVVAEGRRIIANMERVSALFLSKTTYAMLLAVVVAIFGWSYPFLPRQLTYISAFTIGTPAFFLALGPNGRRYRPGFLRRTLLVAVPTGVILAAATLTSYLTLGQGTELGQTAATISLMIGAMALLIILARPWNWRRITLVVLMISGAIVGMLVPVVRDFFALAPPTGHGWRTILLAGGVAAILIVSSYVITSRWRDAEK; this comes from the coding sequence TTGAGTACAGTACAGCCGGGTAGATCATCGACGCCGACGATCGACCAAAGTGAGAATCCCCGCCAAGGCAAAAGTGCAGGGAATGGTTCTAGCGCGTTCGGAATGCTCTCCGAGGACGAGCTGGCACAGTTTCAAGACGGACTAACGCAGGATGAAGTTGACCGGCGCCGCGCCCGCGGTGAGTCGAACGAAGTCGATGATTCGACCTCCCGTCCCGTCAGCGCAATTCTGCGTTCTAACCTCTTCACCATTTTTAACGGAATACTGTTCGTCTGCGTCGCCGCGGTGTTGGCGCTGGGGGACTGGCGCGATGCAGTCTTTGGTTTCGTCCTCGTCTTCAACCTTGCGATCGGCGTTTTTTCTGAGCTCCGCTCTAAGAAGGCCTTAGATTCGCTAGCCGTCCTCCAAGCGCCAACCTCAGAGGCCCTGCGTGACGGAACATGGGTAGAAGTTGATAATGCCCATCTGGTGACCCACGACGTCATACGCTTGAAGTTAGGCGACCAGATTCCTGCCGATGGTCAGGCGCTCGAGGTCAAGGGCCTAGAGATCGACGAATCTGCCCTGACAGGTGAATCGCGTTCGGTGCGTAAGAACCGCGCGGATGCCATGATGTCAGGCACCGCAGTTGTTGCGGGTACTGGCAAGATGCTAGTCGAGGTGATCGGCGCGGATGCATGGGCGCAAAAGATCACGGCAGAGGCCCGGAAATTCTCTAAGGTTCATTCAGAGATTCAAGACTCGATCAACAGGATTCTCAAGTGGATCACGATCGTTCTACCGTGGATTATTGCCCTGCTTCTCTGGTCCCAAATGCGCGCCGGGGACAACTCGTGGCGCACCGCCATAATCTTTACAGTTGCGGGCGTCGTGGGAATGATTCCACAGGGACTGGTCCTGCTTACTTCGATGAACTTCGGGCTGGCGGCAGCCATCCTGGCCAGGAGGGGAGTTCTGATCCAGGAGTTGCCGGCCGTGGAGGTCCTGGCTCGCGTTGACGTTCTATGTTTGGACAAGACTGGCACGTTAACCACCGGTGACATTCGAGGTCGAGAGATCATCCCGAACCCAGGGAGATCCGCACAAACACTGACACTTCCCGAGGGGAACTGCTCTTTCGATGCTGCCTCACGCGCGATTCTTGCAGCCATGGTCGCAGACGAAGCGAACGCGACGGCGGTAGCGGTAGCGCAGCTGGTTCCTGACAGGGCCCTGCCTTTCACAGACTCTGCTCACCTGACACCATTTAGTTCTGTTCGCAAATGGTCCGCCCTCGAGTTCACTGACGGTGCAAAAGCCGAGGAGGGAACGGACCCCAAGGGGACGGGCGGCACTAGTTCGCAGCCTCTGCCACAGACATGGGTGATGGGCGCACCTGAAATTCTGCTCGCAAACGCCGCGGGGGACACCGCATGGGCGAAGGATGCAGTCGCCCAAGCCGGTGACGCAGGGTGTCGGTCAGTGTGCCTGTCTTTCTCGATGGAAGCATTGGTCGAGGAAGTCCTCCCACAGGACCTCACGCCCGCCCTCGTCGCAATCCTTGAGGAGGACGTGCGTCCTGACGCCAAGGAGACTCTGGACTACTTCAGGCAGCAGGGAGTGACCATCAAGGTGATCTCAGGCGATGCCCCGAAGACCGTCACCTCGATAGCCTCCGACTTAGGTTTGCAACACGAGGGCGGCTCAGATCTGGTCGCACTTGATGCGCGAACCCTTTCCGAGGTCGGGACCCCCGAGTTCGAGGCAGCAGCACTTGAAACGGACGTTTTTGGGCGCGTCACGCCGGAACAGAAGCGCGGCCTCGTCCACGCCCTCCAACACGCCGGCCATACGGTTGCGATGACTGGTGACGGGGTCAATGACGCCCTCGCACTCAAGGACGCTGACCTTGGAATTGCCATGGGGAACGCGGCACCGGCCACAAAAGCGGTCTCGCGACTGGTTCTGGTCAACGGCAAGTTCAGCGATCTGCCAGGGGTGGTAGCTGAGGGGCGCAGAATTATCGCCAACATGGAGAGGGTCTCGGCGCTGTTCCTTTCCAAGACCACGTATGCCATGCTCCTAGCTGTTGTGGTTGCGATCTTTGGATGGTCATACCCGTTCCTGCCGCGGCAACTCACATACATCAGTGCCTTCACCATTGGGACCCCCGCTTTCTTCTTGGCATTAGGGCCCAACGGGCGACGCTACCGGCCCGGGTTCTTGAGGCGCACCCTGCTGGTTGCGGTCCCCACCGGCGTGATTCTTGCCGCTGCGACGCTGACTTCTTACCTAACACTTGGGCAGGGCACCGAACTGGGGCAGACCGCCGCAACCATCTCCCTGATGATTGGCGCAATGGCCCTGCTGATCATTCTGGCAAGGCCGTGGAACTGGCGCAGGATCACCCTTGTGGTCCTCATGATTTCGGGAGCTATTGTAGGGATGCTGGTCCCAGTGGTCCGGGACTTCTTTGCTTTGGCACCGCCGACTGGACATGGCTGGCGGACAATCTTGCTTGCGGGTGGTGTGGCGGCAATACTGATTGTCAGTAGTTACGTGATCACGTCCAGGTGGAGGGATGCAGAGAAGTGA
- a CDS encoding alpha/beta fold hydrolase, protein MKRLATPSSPLALYAANRAAEHLTFGEGEAPLVLGHALGSSREMWDQVLQLLREELPVILWEQPGHGESGLLSVDDPSAQDIAAALNSALIDLGITEAHIAGLSLGGMVSLAYAEEYPEDTLSLGILGSGPALPPAQNWLDRAHLVEQNGLSGLVDGTMERWFTPGFNEGSGRTHVAKIRDIFLETDPAGYAQCCRVLANTDLSTGVDLVSAPALVLTGEDDQGTPPSAALQLATDLASPLPVVIVEDARHLTAVEQPGPVANALESMVATV, encoded by the coding sequence GTGAAACGACTTGCGACACCATCTTCACCCTTGGCACTTTACGCCGCGAACCGTGCAGCTGAGCATCTGACCTTCGGGGAGGGAGAGGCCCCACTCGTCCTCGGGCACGCTCTGGGTTCCAGCCGGGAAATGTGGGATCAAGTCCTGCAACTCCTGCGTGAAGAGCTGCCGGTGATCCTCTGGGAGCAGCCGGGCCATGGTGAGTCGGGTCTGCTGAGCGTCGATGATCCCAGCGCGCAAGACATCGCAGCCGCTCTCAACAGCGCACTGATCGACCTGGGAATCACGGAAGCACATATTGCCGGTCTCTCCCTTGGGGGCATGGTGTCTCTGGCCTACGCGGAGGAGTACCCGGAGGACACTTTGAGCCTGGGGATTCTCGGCTCTGGTCCCGCGCTCCCACCCGCCCAGAACTGGTTGGACCGAGCACATCTTGTTGAGCAAAACGGCCTGTCGGGATTGGTCGACGGGACGATGGAACGCTGGTTTACCCCGGGATTTAATGAGGGTAGTGGCCGGACACATGTGGCGAAGATCCGCGATATCTTCTTAGAGACCGATCCCGCTGGCTATGCGCAGTGCTGCAGGGTTTTAGCCAACACGGATCTCTCCACGGGCGTTGACTTGGTGTCCGCGCCCGCCCTCGTGCTAACTGGTGAGGATGACCAGGGGACACCTCCGTCGGCGGCACTGCAACTGGCCACAGATCTTGCGTCGCCGTTGCCAGTGGTGATCGTGGAGGATGCGAGGCACCTTACCGCCGTCGAACAACCAGGGCCGGTCGCAAACGCGCTTGAGAGTATGGTTGCGACCGTCTAG
- a CDS encoding YciI family protein — protein sequence MGLYVIQYRYPADLKFLVEAYRPSHRTHMRRLESEGKLVSAGFLQDATFDGGMLMVRAQSAQEALSYLEDDPFQQQGLMDELTIRAWVPTLGPDAPGFSTSFPVS from the coding sequence ATGGGCTTATACGTGATCCAGTACCGCTACCCGGCCGACCTCAAGTTCCTCGTGGAGGCTTACCGCCCCAGCCACCGCACCCACATGCGGCGGTTGGAAAGCGAAGGCAAGCTCGTCTCCGCTGGCTTCCTACAGGACGCCACGTTTGATGGCGGGATGCTGATGGTCCGGGCGCAGTCCGCCCAGGAAGCACTGAGCTATCTTGAAGATGACCCGTTCCAGCAGCAGGGCCTGATGGATGAGCTCACCATTCGTGCGTGGGTGCCGACACTCGGTCCGGACGCCCCCGGGTTTTCGACCTCGTTCCCAGTTTCCTAG